In the Natranaerobius trueperi genome, one interval contains:
- the fni gene encoding type 2 isopentenyl-diphosphate Delta-isomerase produces MIENRKSDHLKSAINNFKYQNLLKDIRLMHKCLPKHNYNETNLSTTLFNKEIKLPIMFNAITGGAKESLEINKKLARVANDLNIPIAVGSQKIAIKDDSFTNTFEVVREFNPTGLVIANVGAYATVDMAKKAVEMISADALQIHLNAPQELAMPEGDRNFKEFTTNIEKIIDELNVPVIAKEVGFGMKKEDIQELAALNFDAIDISGVGGTNFIKLENERYIEKDPPLKDLEEWGITTGESLLEASAYGFNNIDIIASGGFSSSLDIAKALSLGAKCVAMAGFPLYILWNFGEEELKRKLEQIETQLKSILLLTGSRKLKEFEESPVLIQGNLKEYANQRNLDIEYLSS; encoded by the coding sequence ATGATAGAAAATAGAAAGTCTGATCACCTTAAGTCAGCAATAAATAATTTTAAATATCAAAATTTGCTTAAAGATATAAGACTAATGCATAAATGTTTACCCAAACATAATTACAATGAAACTAATCTATCAACAACTTTATTTAATAAAGAAATAAAGTTACCAATAATGTTTAATGCTATTACAGGAGGAGCTAAAGAATCATTAGAAATTAATAAAAAACTAGCTAGAGTGGCTAATGATCTTAATATTCCTATAGCAGTTGGTAGTCAAAAAATCGCTATCAAAGATGACAGTTTTACAAACACTTTTGAAGTTGTTAGAGAGTTTAACCCAACAGGATTAGTTATAGCTAATGTTGGTGCATATGCAACTGTTGATATGGCAAAAAAAGCTGTTGAAATGATATCTGCTGATGCATTACAAATACACCTAAATGCACCACAAGAACTTGCAATGCCTGAAGGTGATCGTAACTTTAAAGAATTTACTACTAATATAGAGAAAATTATCGATGAACTAAATGTTCCAGTAATTGCAAAAGAAGTTGGGTTTGGAATGAAAAAGGAAGACATTCAAGAGCTAGCAGCTTTAAATTTTGATGCTATCGATATTAGCGGTGTTGGTGGTACTAACTTTATAAAATTAGAGAATGAAAGATACATAGAAAAAGATCCACCATTAAAAGATCTAGAAGAATGGGGAATTACTACTGGGGAGTCACTTTTAGAAGCTTCAGCTTATGGGTTTAATAATATTGATATAATTGCTTCAGGTGGTTTTTCCTCATCACTAGATATAGCAAAAGCTCTTTCTTTAGGAGCAAAGTGTGTTGCAATGGCCGGTTTTCCTTTATACATACTTTGGAACTTTGGTGAAGAAGAGTTAAAAAGAAAACTAGAACAAATAGAAACTCAATTAAAATCAATACTGTTGCTAACTGGTTCAAGGAAATTGAAGGAATTCGAAGAAAGTCCAGTTTTGATTCAAGGTAACTTGAAAGAATATGCAAACCAAAGAAATTTAGATATTGAATATTTATCAAGTTAA
- a CDS encoding DUF1614 domain-containing protein: protein MTFGFVILLAVAALVYFGVLQRVLDRMGLTDHIALLFIGLMIVGGFLPDITLADNFAINIGGGLIPLVLVGYLFYKADNKERLRGALAAIITGIVVFGAMRILPLEPTYAGILDPTLTFGLIAGVIGYLAARSRRSAFIAGVLGLVLSDLFARLDLFLRGTSGTTVIGGAGVFDAIVLGGILAVGLAEIVGESYERIQSGHEEDEETMKELNIDPNVAHQEFSDELSEIESQVRESEVSSNEEDNEDDNQ from the coding sequence TTGACTTTCGGGTTTGTAATACTACTAGCTGTTGCAGCCTTAGTTTATTTTGGGGTACTTCAAAGAGTTTTAGATAGAATGGGATTAACTGATCACATTGCTTTACTATTCATTGGTTTAATGATTGTAGGAGGTTTTTTACCAGACATAACTCTAGCTGATAACTTCGCTATTAATATAGGTGGTGGGTTAATTCCACTGGTGTTGGTTGGATATCTATTTTATAAAGCAGATAACAAAGAAAGGTTACGTGGAGCCTTGGCAGCCATAATAACAGGTATAGTAGTTTTTGGTGCCATGCGAATCTTGCCTTTAGAGCCTACATATGCAGGTATTTTAGATCCTACTCTCACCTTTGGCTTAATTGCAGGAGTCATAGGTTATCTTGCAGCAAGATCAAGACGTTCGGCTTTCATAGCTGGGGTCTTAGGGCTTGTTTTAAGTGATTTATTTGCTAGGTTAGATTTATTTTTACGAGGTACTAGTGGTACAACTGTCATAGGTGGAGCTGGAGTATTTGATGCTATTGTACTAGGGGGTATATTAGCTGTTGGGTTAGCTGAAATTGTAGGTGAAAGCTATGAAAGAATACAAAGTGGTCATGAAGAGGATGAAGAGACTATGAAAGAATTAAATATTGACCCAAATGTAGCTCATCAAGAATTTAGTGATGAATTAAGTGAAATAGAAAGTCAAGTACGAGAAAGTGAGGTGTCATCAAATGAAGAAGATAATGAAGATGATAACCAGTAA
- the spoIIP gene encoding stage II sporulation protein P → MLLLIVFVLSSFVIPQSTIAMDTYELDDGYMTVVDEEGETILKTGRRLVQGNKYLNQDNKLYEVTNVTDDKAEAELIEEVELSSKNHEDTENPLSFINTHIVYAQDRGPIGIYHSHGAESYVPSDGAESIDEGGGILQVGESFAQSLEENTVDVIWREETHVPHDAGAYMRSRRTVEDILEENPDALIDVHRDAAPRDQYKAEIEGEERVSILLVVGQQNQNIQETEQFAERIKATADEMYPNLVKGILYAQGDYNQDLHPRNILIEIGGHNNTREGAKESADLFADVLTKALYEGVEEGEPRGAVEDEGGIIEDDEGGIAGGGVVDGPDAGPPGALGTVGRTILWIGGVVIVGGFLFLLLNEGSLQGVASKFKQFVSTEFANFMGPSKKNSKQRRSQEDQEDDDS, encoded by the coding sequence GTGCTATTATTAATTGTTTTTGTTCTTAGTTCTTTTGTAATACCACAAAGTACAATTGCTATGGATACGTATGAGCTTGATGATGGTTATATGACCGTTGTAGATGAAGAAGGAGAAACAATACTGAAAACTGGTAGGCGTTTAGTTCAAGGCAACAAATACCTTAATCAAGATAATAAATTATATGAAGTTACTAATGTAACAGATGATAAAGCTGAAGCTGAGTTAATCGAAGAAGTTGAACTCTCTTCAAAAAATCATGAAGACACTGAAAACCCTTTAAGCTTTATTAACACTCATATAGTATATGCTCAAGATAGAGGTCCTATAGGTATTTATCACTCTCATGGTGCGGAAAGTTATGTACCAAGTGATGGTGCAGAAAGTATTGATGAGGGTGGAGGAATATTGCAAGTAGGCGAGAGTTTTGCACAATCCTTAGAAGAAAATACCGTGGATGTTATTTGGAGAGAAGAAACTCATGTACCACATGATGCAGGAGCATATATGCGATCTAGAAGAACTGTTGAAGATATACTTGAGGAAAATCCCGATGCTTTAATCGACGTTCATAGAGATGCAGCACCAAGAGATCAATATAAGGCTGAGATTGAAGGTGAAGAAAGGGTATCGATTCTTCTAGTAGTAGGGCAACAAAATCAAAATATCCAAGAAACTGAACAATTTGCGGAACGGATAAAAGCTACTGCTGATGAAATGTACCCAAACTTAGTTAAGGGAATCCTATATGCACAAGGTGACTATAATCAAGATTTACACCCCAGAAATATTTTAATTGAGATTGGTGGACACAATAATACTAGAGAAGGTGCTAAGGAATCTGCTGATTTATTTGCTGATGTTCTAACTAAGGCGCTTTACGAAGGAGTTGAAGAGGGTGAACCTAGAGGTGCAGTAGAGGACGAAGGTGGGATTATAGAAGATGATGAAGGTGGAATAGCAGGTGGAGGAGTTGTTGATGGTCCAGATGCTGGTCCTCCAGGAGCTTTGGGTACTGTCGGAAGAACAATCCTTTGGATAGGTGGAGTCGTCATTGTAGGTGGGTTCTTATTTCTATTACTAAATGAGGGAAGTTTACAAGGAGTGGCATCTAAGTTTAAGCAATTCGTTTCAACAGAGTTTGCTAATTTTATGGGTCCCTCAAAAAAGAACTCCAAACAAAGGCGCTCACAAGAAGACCAAGAGGATGATGATTCCTGA
- a CDS encoding YIEGIA family protein, with product MGVIVGTIARMLLLRSDYRIYPSHPHGNVIHISLGFIAAFLGAVAVPAILAEEYTAVTFLSLAAQQFREIRNMERETLNNLEDAELVPRGNEYIEGIAQVFEARNYLVMGASLITSTVAILTSYLWLGLLLGAIVLKLSYRFMRGKRVGELADVYHGEISFDGSILYVNDILMVNVGRSETRNTIKDRAFGLIIEPKDDNARATLANAGQRSAILHDVATMLGIYKDVNTEEFSPTIRRQLSTGKLAMVIIPLEGNEEYLIEAVEYVPILESALRYPLKSRPGHKAHHKKRK from the coding sequence ATGGGGGTTATTGTCGGGACTATTGCTCGAATGCTTTTATTAAGATCTGACTATCGTATTTACCCGTCACACCCCCATGGAAATGTAATTCACATCTCATTAGGTTTTATTGCAGCTTTTTTAGGAGCTGTGGCAGTACCCGCAATTTTAGCTGAAGAATATACAGCAGTAACCTTTTTATCCCTAGCAGCACAGCAATTTCGAGAGATAAGGAATATGGAGCGTGAGACATTAAATAATTTAGAGGATGCTGAGTTAGTACCAAGAGGTAATGAGTATATAGAAGGTATAGCCCAGGTTTTTGAAGCTAGAAACTATTTAGTAATGGGCGCATCTTTAATTACTAGTACTGTAGCTATTTTAACTTCCTATTTATGGTTAGGCCTTTTATTGGGTGCAATAGTTCTTAAGTTAAGTTATAGATTTATGAGAGGAAAAAGAGTTGGTGAGTTAGCAGATGTTTACCATGGCGAAATTAGTTTTGATGGATCCATACTATATGTGAACGATATATTAATGGTTAACGTAGGTCGATCAGAAACTAGAAATACTATTAAGGATAGAGCTTTTGGTTTAATTATTGAACCTAAAGATGATAATGCACGAGCCACTTTAGCTAATGCAGGTCAACGCTCGGCAATATTACATGACGTCGCTACTATGTTAGGAATTTATAAAGATGTAAATACTGAAGAATTTTCACCAACAATTAGACGTCAATTAAGTACTGGAAAGTTGGCTATGGTAATCATACCATTAGAAGGTAATGAAGAATATTTGATTGAAGCTGTAGAATATGTACCTATTCTTGAGAGTGCTTTAAGATATCCATTAAAATCACGACCTGGACACAAAGCTCATCATAAAAAGCGTAAATAA
- a CDS encoding capping complex subunit for YIEGIA, translating into MAYTTNVIVAIVTVAPEKISAGTIPIFYEDSLEEAEQTALTVSRITRGVVHSLENGVLIIAKH; encoded by the coding sequence ATGGCATATACTACTAACGTCATAGTTGCTATTGTTACTGTCGCCCCTGAAAAAATTTCAGCTGGAACAATACCAATTTTTTATGAAGATTCTTTAGAAGAAGCTGAACAAACTGCTTTGACTGTTTCTAGAATTACAAGAGGGGTGGTACATAGTTTAGAGAATGGAGTTTTAATTATTGCTAAACATTGA
- a CDS encoding DUF3189 family protein, whose amino-acid sequence MRKIVYHCYGGAHSSVVAANIHVGELPRDKVPSKNELLYTKLFDSQKNILKGKLHYFGRDTEGNHIYSCGMGSDSKTIKTAMVDILQIYDLDTHHLKFVDTLTCVNVSMRVGGFLSQRLGLIKVGRPLVLSGTQKAYLQIAGVVKKTKNEIKNNTKG is encoded by the coding sequence ATGCGAAAAATTGTATATCATTGTTATGGGGGAGCGCACTCATCAGTAGTAGCAGCCAATATACATGTTGGGGAGCTTCCTCGAGATAAAGTACCTAGTAAAAATGAATTGTTGTATACAAAGCTATTTGATAGTCAAAAAAATATACTAAAAGGTAAATTACATTACTTTGGTAGAGATACTGAAGGAAACCACATATATTCATGTGGAATGGGAAGTGACTCTAAAACTATAAAAACTGCTATGGTCGATATTTTGCAAATATATGACCTTGATACTCATCATCTTAAGTTTGTAGATACACTAACTTGTGTTAATGTTAGTATGCGTGTAGGTGGGTTCTTAAGTCAACGACTAGGATTAATTAAAGTTGGTAGACCCCTTGTATTAAGTGGAACTCAAAAAGCATATTTACAAATTGCTGGTGTAGTAAAGAAAACAAAAAATGAAATAAAGAACAACACGAAGGGGTGA
- a CDS encoding DUF512 domain-containing protein, which translates to MDTRNYEHIIKNVNQDSIAEEIGLKAGDKVLAINDTEINDILDYYFLISDDYIELLVRKPDGQEWIIEIEKDFDEKLGLEFENPTITPMKKCHNNCIFCFVNQLPSGMRSSLYVKDDDYRLSPFYGNYVTLTNLSDDEIDRLIRYRVSPMYISVHTTNSELRKSMLKNPKAGEINSLLERFYEAGINMHGQVVLCPGVNDGEELDRTIQDLINLYPEFNSLAVVPVGTTAHREGLTQLDDVSPEIASSVISQVERYQQKFLKKYGTRFVFLADEFYLCANKQFPSFESYENFSQIDNGVGLAKKFESEVKERIKNKGISSNISGTIITGQLGARVIKRIINEIKSKFNDLEIDLEIIPIVNKFFGPQVTVTGLITGSDIIEQLKGQNLKSPIFIPDVMLKDGNTAFLDDVTFKDLQEQLNVTAIKTPVNGKDFVDIIESKGVEGND; encoded by the coding sequence ATGGATACAAGAAATTATGAACATATAATAAAAAATGTTAATCAGGATAGTATAGCAGAAGAAATTGGGTTAAAAGCTGGAGATAAAGTTCTTGCTATCAATGATACCGAGATAAATGATATACTTGATTACTATTTTTTGATTAGTGATGACTATATCGAATTATTAGTCAGAAAACCAGATGGACAAGAATGGATTATAGAAATTGAAAAGGACTTTGATGAAAAACTAGGACTTGAATTTGAAAATCCTACAATCACACCAATGAAAAAATGCCATAATAACTGTATATTTTGTTTTGTCAATCAACTACCCAGTGGGATGCGATCTAGTTTATATGTAAAAGATGATGATTATAGATTAAGTCCTTTTTATGGAAACTATGTTACTCTTACTAACCTAAGTGATGATGAAATAGACAGACTTATAAGGTATAGAGTTTCCCCTATGTATATTTCAGTTCATACTACTAATAGTGAACTAAGAAAATCAATGCTTAAAAACCCTAAGGCAGGTGAAATCAATTCGTTATTAGAAAGGTTTTATGAAGCGGGTATCAATATGCATGGTCAAGTAGTTCTTTGCCCAGGTGTTAATGATGGTGAAGAATTAGATAGAACTATACAGGATCTAATTAACCTATATCCAGAATTCAATAGTTTGGCTGTTGTACCAGTAGGTACCACTGCACATAGAGAAGGGCTAACACAATTAGATGATGTTTCACCAGAAATTGCAAGTTCCGTTATCAGTCAAGTAGAAAGATACCAACAAAAATTCTTGAAGAAATATGGGACACGCTTTGTATTTTTGGCTGATGAATTTTATCTTTGTGCGAATAAACAGTTTCCTAGTTTCGAAAGTTATGAGAACTTTTCACAGATAGATAATGGTGTAGGATTGGCTAAAAAGTTTGAATCTGAAGTTAAAGAGAGGATTAAAAATAAAGGAATTAGCAGTAACATAAGTGGCACAATTATTACTGGACAACTAGGTGCTAGAGTAATTAAAAGAATTATTAATGAAATTAAATCTAAGTTTAATGATCTTGAAATAGACCTTGAAATTATTCCAATTGTAAATAAATTTTTTGGACCACAAGTAACGGTTACAGGGTTGATTACAGGTAGTGATATAATTGAACAATTAAAAGGTCAGAACTTAAAATCACCTATTTTCATACCGGATGTTATGTTAAAAGATGGGAATACTGCATTTTTAGATGATGTTACTTTTAAAGATTTGCAAGAACAATTAAATGTCACTGCTATCAAAACACCAGTTAATGGTAAAGATTTTGTTGATATTATAGAATCTAAAGGAGTTGAGGGAAATGACTAA
- the der gene encoding ribosome biogenesis GTPase Der has product MTKPVLALVGRPNVGKSSLFNRLIGERVSIVDDTPGVTRDRVYGESEWSGRGFNVIDTGGIFDENDNILNQVVLQAQLAMEEADVIVFVVDSRDGITPADEEVALELRKSNKAVIVAPNKSEDNPDLHAAEFYQLGFDKVIPISAIHGANTGDLLDEIVYHFPELDTQVEDEYKDSIKVSVVGRPNVGKSSLVNNILKQDRLIVSDMPGTTRDAIDTFVKREEKSYVFIDTAGLRKKSRIDEKLEKYSVIRSINGLERSNVSLLLIDGTEGISDQDKKIAWLTQEKGKALIIVVNKWDIVDKDNKTADKFKEKIRIEMPNVSYAPIVFISAKTGRGVEKIFPEIERVAAQHDKRIPTADINRVLEKAVNRTPPPSKKGKQLKIYYGTQVKSQPPTLVMFINDSGLLKNSYKRYLQNQLRRVFGFEGTPIILLGRERKRRD; this is encoded by the coding sequence ATGACTAAACCAGTACTTGCATTAGTTGGGCGCCCTAATGTGGGAAAATCATCATTATTTAATAGACTTATTGGAGAGCGAGTATCAATAGTTGATGATACACCCGGTGTTACCAGAGATAGAGTTTATGGTGAATCAGAATGGAGTGGCAGAGGGTTTAATGTGATAGATACAGGTGGGATTTTTGATGAAAATGATAACATTTTAAACCAAGTTGTTTTACAAGCACAACTAGCTATGGAAGAAGCCGATGTAATAGTGTTCGTAGTTGATAGTAGAGATGGGATTACACCTGCTGATGAAGAAGTGGCTTTAGAACTAAGAAAATCAAATAAGGCTGTGATTGTAGCTCCAAATAAAAGTGAAGATAATCCTGATCTACATGCTGCAGAATTTTACCAATTGGGCTTTGATAAAGTGATACCAATCTCTGCAATACATGGTGCCAATACAGGGGATCTGTTAGATGAAATTGTATATCACTTCCCAGAACTAGATACACAGGTAGAAGATGAATATAAAGATAGTATAAAAGTTTCTGTTGTTGGGCGACCTAATGTAGGAAAATCTTCGTTAGTTAATAATATATTAAAACAAGATAGATTAATTGTAAGTGATATGCCAGGAACAACACGTGATGCAATTGATACATTTGTAAAACGAGAAGAAAAAAGTTACGTCTTTATCGATACTGCTGGGCTACGTAAAAAAAGTAGAATTGATGAGAAATTAGAAAAGTATAGTGTGATTAGAAGTATAAATGGTCTTGAACGTAGTAATGTATCATTATTACTTATAGATGGAACTGAAGGCATTTCAGATCAAGACAAAAAAATTGCTTGGCTCACACAAGAGAAGGGTAAAGCATTGATAATAGTAGTTAATAAATGGGATATAGTTGATAAAGACAATAAAACAGCTGATAAATTTAAAGAAAAAATACGTATAGAAATGCCTAATGTTAGCTACGCTCCAATTGTTTTCATTTCAGCCAAGACAGGAAGAGGTGTAGAAAAGATCTTTCCAGAAATTGAAAGAGTAGCAGCTCAGCATGATAAAAGAATACCAACAGCTGATATAAATAGGGTTTTAGAAAAAGCGGTTAATAGAACACCACCACCTTCAAAAAAAGGTAAACAGTTAAAAATTTATTATGGAACACAGGTGAAGTCTCAGCCACCGACTTTAGTGATGTTCATTAATGACTCAGGACTTTTAAAAAATTCTTATAAAAGGTATCTACAAAATCAATTAAGAAGGGTTTTTGGATTCGAGGGAACTCCTATAATACTACTTGGTAGAGAAAGAAAAAGGAGGGACTAA
- the plsY gene encoding glycerol-3-phosphate 1-O-acyltransferase PlsY, with protein MLSFFLMIFAYLLGSIPGGYIIGKYIHGIDIREYGSKNAGATNVLRTLGKKEGFLTLIFDGFKGYIVIKIALLLGLDDLFVILSGLAVIIGHNWPIFFQFKGGRGIATSIGILIGLSWQVFVTVVVIGLIPVVITKYVSLGSITGAVVLPWVMLLFGNPFWYLVFALAMSIMAIIRHISNIKRLIQGTERKLGEKYEISKSGREK; from the coding sequence ATGCTAAGTTTTTTTCTAATGATCTTTGCTTATCTTTTAGGGTCCATACCAGGTGGGTACATAATTGGTAAATATATCCATGGAATAGACATTAGGGAATATGGAAGCAAAAATGCAGGAGCTACAAATGTCTTAAGAACATTAGGAAAAAAAGAAGGGTTTTTAACTTTAATTTTTGATGGATTTAAAGGTTATATAGTAATAAAAATAGCTTTGTTACTAGGATTAGATGATTTGTTTGTAATATTATCTGGTTTAGCAGTAATCATAGGACATAATTGGCCAATATTTTTTCAGTTTAAAGGTGGACGTGGAATAGCAACTAGTATTGGTATATTAATAGGATTGTCTTGGCAAGTGTTTGTAACAGTTGTGGTAATTGGACTTATTCCTGTAGTAATAACTAAGTACGTTTCACTTGGTTCAATTACAGGTGCAGTTGTGTTACCATGGGTAATGCTTTTATTTGGAAATCCATTTTGGTATCTTGTATTCGCTTTGGCTATGAGTATTATGGCGATAATTAGACATATTTCAAATATTAAAAGGTTGATCCAAGGTACAGAAAGAAAATTAGGTGAAAAATATGAGATATCTAAAAGTGGGAGGGAAAAGTAA
- a CDS encoding NAD(P)H-dependent glycerol-3-phosphate dehydrogenase, with protein sequence MTKTKITVIGSGSWGTAIAILLAGKNENKVTLWTRREDFCKQLQNERENDKYLPGISFPENLSITSDLEKAVSKRDVLVFVVPSHSMRDIGSKVNDLIDNDPLILSASKGIEIDTLKPMSQVLADTLDNYNANTIATLSGPNHAEEVGKGIPSASVIACKKKIVAEKLQSIFITSRFRVYTNPDIVGVEMGGALKNIMALGSGISDGIGFGDNTKAAFMTRGVYEISRLGNKLGARSMTFAGLAGIGDLIVTCTSEHSRNRRAGKMIGKGMALEEITEGTNMVIEGFKTTKAANYLAQKTGTEMPITTEIYNILFNGKSPIEGVNHLMKRVKTDEMEEVVDTNMWRE encoded by the coding sequence ATGACTAAAACTAAAATCACAGTGATAGGATCTGGAAGTTGGGGAACTGCAATAGCTATACTTCTTGCTGGTAAGAATGAAAATAAAGTAACGTTATGGACCAGACGAGAAGATTTTTGTAAGCAATTACAAAATGAACGTGAAAATGATAAATATCTTCCAGGAATCTCTTTTCCAGAAAATTTAAGTATAACTTCAGATTTAGAGAAAGCTGTCAGTAAAAGAGATGTACTTGTTTTTGTAGTGCCTTCCCACTCAATGAGAGATATAGGAAGTAAGGTAAATGATCTAATTGATAATGATCCACTAATTTTAAGTGCTTCAAAAGGAATTGAGATTGACACACTTAAACCTATGAGCCAAGTTTTAGCAGATACTCTAGATAATTATAATGCGAACACTATTGCAACATTATCTGGACCTAACCACGCAGAAGAGGTAGGTAAGGGTATACCTTCAGCATCAGTTATAGCTTGTAAAAAGAAAATTGTAGCTGAAAAACTTCAATCTATATTTATAACTTCTCGCTTCAGAGTTTATACTAACCCTGATATTGTTGGAGTTGAAATGGGTGGGGCTCTAAAGAATATAATGGCACTAGGATCTGGTATTTCGGATGGTATAGGTTTTGGAGATAATACTAAGGCTGCTTTTATGACCCGTGGAGTTTATGAGATTTCGCGTTTAGGTAATAAATTAGGAGCTCGTTCAATGACGTTTGCAGGCCTAGCAGGGATTGGAGATTTGATAGTAACATGTACAAGTGAACATTCAAGAAATAGACGTGCTGGTAAAATGATAGGTAAAGGAATGGCTTTAGAAGAAATTACAGAAGGTACTAATATGGTAATTGAAGGTTTTAAGACTACTAAAGCAGCTAATTATTTAGCTCAAAAAACTGGAACTGAAATGCCAATTACGACTGAGATATATAACATTTTATTTAATGGAAAATCACCAATTGAAGGTGTTAATCATCTAATGAAACGTGTAAAGACAGATGAAATGGAAGAAGTAGTAGATACTAATATGTGGAGAGAATAA
- the spoIVA gene encoding stage IV sporulation protein A: protein MNKFDLYEDIAKRTEGDIYLGLVGPVRTGKSTFIKKFMEMIVMPYIQDTNQLERARDELPQSSGGKTIMTTEPKFIPDEAVEITIGDNISMRVKMVDCVGYMVDGAIGYEDEEGPRMVSTPWFEEEISFEEAAEIGTQKVIQEHSTMGVVVTTDGTITGIERENYLQAEEQVIEELKDIGKPFVVVLNSIDPFGEEALEIKEELAEKYNVPVIPVNVLEMQEDEINQILQEVLYEFPVKEVSINLPNWVEELETDHWLRGSFETSIRESIEKVTRLRDINSVVNDLEEVEYSEQVDLEQMDLGTGHAVIDILAPDHLFEQILSEISGEEIESKGDLLRIFKDFAYAKSEYDKVEEALSTVKEDGYGVVPPSLDEMTLEEPEIVRHGNRFGVRLKASAPSIHMVRVNVQSEFSPIVGTEKQSEDLVNYIMEEFEENPEKIWERDIFGKSLHSVVQDGIGKKLDNMPPNAREKLKETLEKVINEGSGGLIAIIL from the coding sequence ATGAACAAATTTGACTTGTATGAAGATATTGCAAAACGTACTGAAGGCGATATTTATTTAGGTTTGGTAGGACCTGTAAGAACAGGAAAGTCAACTTTTATAAAAAAGTTCATGGAAATGATAGTTATGCCGTATATTCAAGATACAAATCAACTAGAACGTGCTAGAGATGAACTTCCTCAAAGTAGTGGTGGAAAAACAATTATGACTACTGAACCTAAATTCATACCTGATGAAGCTGTAGAAATAACTATTGGTGACAATATTTCAATGAGAGTAAAAATGGTTGATTGTGTTGGGTATATGGTTGATGGTGCTATTGGTTACGAAGATGAAGAAGGTCCAAGAATGGTATCAACTCCTTGGTTTGAAGAAGAGATATCTTTTGAAGAGGCCGCCGAAATAGGTACACAAAAGGTTATTCAAGAACACTCTACTATGGGTGTAGTTGTTACAACAGATGGTACTATTACCGGAATAGAAAGAGAAAATTATTTACAGGCAGAAGAACAAGTAATTGAAGAACTAAAGGATATTGGGAAACCTTTTGTTGTAGTACTTAATAGTATTGATCCATTTGGTGAAGAAGCATTAGAAATAAAAGAAGAATTAGCAGAGAAATATAATGTACCAGTAATACCTGTTAATGTGTTAGAGATGCAAGAAGATGAAATCAATCAAATTTTACAAGAAGTACTATATGAGTTCCCAGTAAAAGAGGTAAGTATAAACTTACCTAATTGGGTTGAAGAACTTGAAACTGATCATTGGTTAAGAGGGAGTTTTGAAACCTCTATCCGGGAAAGCATAGAAAAAGTCACAAGATTAAGAGATATTAATTCTGTTGTAAATGACTTAGAAGAAGTTGAGTATTCAGAACAAGTAGATCTTGAACAAATGGATTTAGGAACTGGTCATGCGGTTATTGACATACTAGCACCTGATCATCTATTTGAACAAATTCTATCAGAGATAAGCGGTGAAGAAATTGAAAGTAAAGGTGACTTATTAAGGATCTTCAAAGATTTTGCTTATGCAAAGAGTGAATATGATAAAGTAGAAGAAGCACTATCTACGGTTAAAGAAGATGGATATGGTGTTGTTCCTCCTAGCCTTGATGAAATGACTTTAGAAGAACCTGAAATAGTACGACATGGAAATAGATTTGGTGTGAGACTTAAAGCAAGTGCTCCGAGTATTCATATGGTAAGAGTTAATGTTCAAAGTGAATTTTCACCTATTGTAGGAACAGAAAAACAAAGTGAAGATCTTGTGAACTATATTATGGAAGAATTTGAAGAAAATCCAGAAAAGATTTGGGAACGCGACATCTTTGGTAAGAGTTTACACAGTGTTGTTCAAGATGGAATAGGTAAAAAATTAGATAATATGCCACCAAATGCAAGGGAAAAGTTAAAAGAAACTTTAGAAAAAGTAATTAATGAAGGTAGTGGAGGTCTCATTGCAATTATATTATAA